One genomic region from Gemmatimonadota bacterium encodes:
- a CDS encoding co-chaperone GroES family protein, with amino-acid sequence MSELIIVGDRVLVEQHDGEQLTNSGLYLPATVTEKEKVGTGRVVRVGPGHLMPNPDYTEGDPVTQPAESVRYLPLQAQPGDFAFYLRKESIEINYQEKTYIIVPHNAILALVRSEGDNLLQGLEELLGEE; translated from the coding sequence ATGAGCGAGTTAATCATCGTAGGCGACCGGGTACTGGTGGAGCAGCATGACGGTGAGCAACTTACGAACTCCGGACTGTACCTTCCCGCCACGGTAACGGAGAAGGAAAAGGTCGGGACCGGAAGGGTGGTACGGGTGGGGCCGGGGCACCTGATGCCCAACCCCGATTACACCGAGGGAGACCCGGTTACGCAACCGGCGGAATCCGTGCGCTACCTGCCCCTGCAGGCCCAGCCCGGCGATTTCGCTTTCTACCTGCGCAAGGAATCCATCGAGATCAATTACCAGGAGAAAACCTACATTATCGTACCCCACAACGCCATTCTGGCGCTTGTAAGATCTGAAGGAGACAACCTGCTGCAGGGCCTCGAGGAACTGCTCGGCGAAGAATAG
- a CDS encoding Bax inhibitor-1 family protein: MNRTAAYAAQREIPVAQLGVDVRGAFITRTYTHLLGAVLAFALIEVYLFQTGMAESIARVLLSGSWLIVLGGFMILSWIATHFAHSSTSMGAQYGALGLFVVGEAIIFTPLLYLAEAVAPGVIESAATVTLLGFLGLTVIAFHTRKDFSFLGGLLRWGFICAIVLIVASVLFGFQLGTIFTVAMIVLAGGAILYDTSNVLHHYPQDRHVGAALQLFASVALLFWYVLQFFLASRD, encoded by the coding sequence ATGAACAGAACGGCGGCCTACGCGGCCCAGCGTGAGATCCCCGTCGCGCAACTGGGTGTCGACGTGCGGGGGGCGTTCATAACGCGGACATACACCCATCTTCTCGGGGCGGTTCTGGCTTTCGCCCTGATTGAAGTCTACCTGTTTCAGACCGGCATGGCCGAATCGATCGCCCGCGTGCTGCTCAGTGGGTCCTGGCTCATCGTGCTCGGCGGCTTCATGATCCTGAGCTGGATCGCGACCCATTTCGCGCACAGCTCGACGTCCATGGGCGCCCAGTACGGCGCGCTGGGCCTGTTCGTCGTGGGCGAGGCCATCATCTTCACGCCCCTGCTCTACCTCGCCGAGGCCGTGGCGCCGGGCGTGATCGAAAGCGCGGCCACGGTAACGCTTCTCGGATTTCTCGGGTTGACGGTCATCGCCTTTCACACCCGCAAGGACTTTTCCTTTCTCGGCGGCCTGCTGCGCTGGGGTTTCATCTGCGCCATCGTACTGATCGTGGCGAGCGTGCTTTTCGGATTCCAGCTCGGAACCATCTTCACCGTGGCCATGATCGTCCTGGCGGGCGGCGCGATTCTCTACGACACGTCGAACGTACTGCATCACTATCCCCAGGACCGTCACGTGGGCGCGGCGCTTCAGCTCTTCGCCTCCGTCGCGCTGTTGTTCTGGTACGTCCTGCAGTTCTTCCTGGCCTCGCGAGACTGA
- a CDS encoding peptide ABC transporter substrate-binding protein has translation MSHALKCATAILGAVAVFFLIPLLIAAQGGSGESAARPLPPDASPRDQQVFRYMSPEPRTLDSAINDYDTEDTIIPFEPLLRRDPNWNPEPAAADSYVSSPDGKTWTFNLRQGARWSDGRPVTAHDFVYSFRRMLDPQEANPYGFFYHDFKNARPINRGEIKDLTQLGVRAVDDLTLVIETEKSAPYLPYIVSYGNALPVPPWQVEKYERKWTRLENIVSNSGFKLSEWVTGSHMTLVPDPMYNGPHKPYLEKVIHPFRNAAVATVLAYENNEVDRELVDVTDMPRILADPELAPDLVKVAARASWYLFYRTRQPPFDDVRVREAFTRAIDREVITRLLLGGTAVPAYSMIPPEFAEYNGPAMQPYQAYDPAKARELIREAGYPRGRGFPRQEMWLRAPNPTIKRISEAIMAMLKENIGVDVTIRAADRTMYMNNMYNWRMNLGLIVFYADYLDPRNMLDMIWHSQPQGYGRSDWTNAEFDRLVEQAASELDRQKRRALYAEAEEIMVSDYAGSFLFHPVNLELRKPWVKGMTENPDGTVGAMDYTRVYIAR, from the coding sequence ATGTCCCATGCTTTGAAGTGCGCTACGGCCATACTCGGAGCGGTCGCCGTCTTCTTTCTGATTCCCCTGCTGATTGCGGCGCAGGGCGGTTCCGGGGAATCGGCCGCCCGTCCCCTGCCCCCGGACGCATCCCCGCGGGATCAGCAGGTCTTCCGTTACATGAGCCCGGAACCCCGCACGCTCGACTCGGCCATCAACGACTATGACACCGAAGATACCATCATCCCCTTCGAGCCCCTGCTCCGGCGCGATCCGAACTGGAATCCGGAACCCGCGGCCGCCGACAGCTACGTGTCTTCCCCGGACGGCAAGACGTGGACCTTCAACCTGCGGCAGGGCGCCAGGTGGAGCGACGGCCGCCCCGTCACGGCCCATGACTTCGTGTATTCCTTCCGGCGCATGCTGGATCCGCAGGAGGCCAACCCATACGGGTTCTTCTACCACGATTTCAAGAACGCAAGGCCCATAAACCGCGGCGAGATCAAGGACCTGACCCAGCTGGGCGTCCGCGCCGTCGACGATCTGACTCTGGTCATCGAGACGGAGAAGTCGGCCCCGTACCTGCCGTACATCGTATCCTACGGGAACGCGCTGCCCGTACCGCCATGGCAGGTTGAAAAGTACGAAAGGAAATGGACCCGTCTCGAAAACATCGTCTCGAATTCGGGCTTCAAACTGTCGGAGTGGGTCACGGGCAGTCATATGACCCTGGTCCCGGACCCCATGTACAACGGGCCCCACAAGCCCTACCTGGAGAAGGTCATCCATCCCTTCCGCAACGCGGCGGTGGCCACGGTCCTCGCCTACGAGAACAACGAGGTGGACCGCGAGCTCGTCGACGTAACCGACATGCCCCGCATCCTGGCCGATCCCGAACTCGCGCCGGACCTGGTCAAAGTGGCCGCGCGGGCATCTTGGTATCTCTTCTACCGCACCCGGCAGCCGCCCTTCGACGACGTGCGGGTCCGGGAAGCCTTTACCCGGGCGATCGACCGGGAGGTTATCACCCGCCTCCTCCTGGGCGGCACGGCCGTCCCCGCCTACTCCATGATCCCGCCCGAATTCGCCGAGTACAACGGACCGGCCATGCAGCCCTACCAGGCCTACGATCCGGCAAAGGCCCGGGAACTGATCCGGGAAGCCGGCTATCCCCGTGGGAGGGGGTTCCCGCGGCAGGAGATGTGGCTGCGGGCGCCGAACCCCACGATCAAGCGGATCAGCGAAGCCATCATGGCCATGCTGAAGGAGAACATCGGGGTCGATGTCACCATCCGGGCCGCCGACCGTACCATGTATATGAACAACATGTACAACTGGCGCATGAACCTGGGGCTGATCGTGTTCTACGCCGACTATCTCGATCCGCGCAACATGCTCGACATGATCTGGCACTCGCAACCGCAGGGGTACGGCCGGTCGGACTGGACGAACGCGGAATTCGACCGGCTGGTGGAACAGGCGGCCTCCGAGCTGGACAGGCAAAAGCGCCGCGCGCTTTACGCGGAGGCGGAGGAGATCATGGTGTCGGACTACGCCGGGTCCTTCCTGTTCCATCCGGTTAACCTGGAGCTCAGGAAGCCCTGGGTGAAGGGGATGACGGAAAACCCGGACGGCACCGTCGGGGCCATGGATTATACGCGCGTTTACATCGCCCGCTGA
- the lepB gene encoding signal peptidase I, with translation MHPRIKTIGREVLSFGLIALVLLAARSTLADHYTVPSGSMEYTLMPGDRIFVAKYTYGFRVPFTDWKLTSGGDVERGEVVVFDSPVEDIRLVKRIVAVGGDTVSIRSGQVSINGHPMGSTTDMREEFYGERRVRLNLTYSGGEDFGPEVIPPGYLLAIGDARGNSKDGRTFGFISEDAVYGRAVAVYYRSGKGLCWLKL, from the coding sequence GTGCACCCCAGGATAAAAACCATCGGCCGGGAAGTCCTTTCCTTCGGACTCATCGCGCTGGTCCTGCTGGCCGCCCGCTCCACGCTGGCCGACCATTACACCGTACCGTCCGGATCCATGGAGTACACGCTCATGCCGGGCGACCGGATCTTCGTGGCCAAGTACACCTACGGTTTCCGCGTGCCTTTCACGGACTGGAAGCTCACTTCGGGCGGTGATGTCGAGCGTGGGGAAGTGGTCGTGTTCGATTCACCCGTGGAGGACATCCGCCTGGTGAAGCGGATCGTGGCGGTGGGAGGCGATACCGTTTCCATCCGCAGCGGACAGGTATCCATCAACGGGCATCCCATGGGTTCGACCACGGATATGCGGGAGGAGTTCTACGGCGAACGCCGGGTCCGATTGAACCTGACCTACAGCGGTGGCGAGGACTTCGGCCCTGAGGTCATTCCCCCGGGTTATCTCCTGGCCATAGGAGACGCCCGGGGGAACAGCAAGGATGGACGCACCTTCGGGTTCATTTCCGAGGATGCGGTTTACGGCAGGGCCGTGGCCGTGTACTACCGCAGCGGCAAGGGGCTCTGCTGGCTGAAGCTCTAA
- a CDS encoding aspartate aminotransferase family protein — translation MTTAQKTTQEAIYRERTPGSYEAFIRSGEFMPGVAKGAYYYAPYPVTVERAEGCHLYDVDGNEYVDFANHHTTQILGHNHPAIVRAVERQLAHGIAVAAPMGVETALAEALCRRVKSLDMVRFCNSGTEATLHAIRLAREYTGRHIIAKFEGGYHGSHDAVEISTSPDPAKAGPSDRPIPVAGAGGMPPNATDNVIILPFDDEAAVEAIVAERRHELAAVILDPKTGVIPQRLDFVKAVREITAKYEVLLILDEIVGFRASPGGVQAQCGILPDLSTYGKIVGGGFPVGAFGGRKELMSLMDPTRGKARVFQSGSFSAHPVSMAAGLAMLEVLTPDVYARLDRLTDRLVNGLEDVFAHTGTGATAVASGSTFSIYFTRGPIRTYRAVAAADKRPVSDVYLALLNRGCYLSNGLAMNCLSAAMDESHIDGLVAVVAEVLEEN, via the coding sequence ATGACAACGGCACAGAAAACGACGCAGGAGGCCATCTACCGCGAAAGGACGCCGGGATCCTACGAGGCGTTCATACGCTCGGGTGAATTCATGCCCGGCGTGGCCAAAGGAGCCTACTACTACGCGCCGTACCCGGTCACGGTGGAACGGGCCGAAGGCTGTCATCTGTATGACGTGGACGGCAACGAGTACGTGGATTTCGCCAATCACCACACGACGCAGATCCTGGGGCACAATCATCCTGCCATAGTCCGGGCCGTGGAGCGACAGCTTGCGCACGGCATCGCCGTGGCCGCACCCATGGGGGTCGAAACGGCGCTGGCCGAAGCGCTGTGCCGAAGGGTGAAGTCCCTGGACATGGTCCGGTTCTGCAACTCCGGGACGGAGGCTACGCTGCACGCGATCCGGTTGGCCCGGGAGTACACGGGCCGGCACATCATCGCCAAGTTCGAAGGGGGATACCACGGCAGCCACGACGCCGTGGAAATCAGCACTTCACCCGACCCGGCGAAGGCGGGGCCGTCCGACCGTCCGATACCCGTAGCCGGCGCCGGGGGCATGCCCCCCAACGCCACCGACAACGTAATCATTCTCCCCTTCGACGACGAGGCCGCCGTCGAAGCGATTGTCGCGGAACGACGCCATGAGTTGGCGGCCGTGATACTCGACCCCAAGACGGGCGTCATCCCCCAGCGATTGGATTTTGTGAAGGCGGTACGCGAGATCACCGCTAAATACGAGGTGCTCCTGATCCTTGACGAAATAGTCGGTTTCCGTGCGTCGCCGGGCGGCGTACAAGCGCAGTGCGGCATCTTGCCCGACCTGAGCACCTACGGAAAGATCGTGGGCGGTGGGTTTCCGGTAGGGGCCTTCGGCGGCCGAAAGGAACTGATGTCCCTCATGGATCCCACGCGGGGCAAGGCGCGGGTGTTCCAGAGCGGTTCGTTCAGCGCCCACCCGGTCTCCATGGCCGCGGGCCTCGCCATGCTGGAAGTGCTGACGCCCGATGTGTACGCCCGGCTGGACCGCCTCACCGACCGCCTGGTGAACGGCCTCGAGGATGTATTCGCCCATACCGGCACCGGGGCGACGGCGGTCGCGTCCGGCTCGACTTTCAGTATCTACTTCACGAGGGGGCCGATCCGGACCTACCGCGCCGTGGCCGCGGCGGACAAGCGTCCCGTATCCGATGTTTACCTGGCCCTGCTGAACCGGGGTTGTTATCTGTCGAACGGCCTCGCCATGAACTGCCTTTCCGCGGCCATGGACGAATCGCATATCGACGGCCTCGTGGCGGTCGTGGCCGAGGTGCTGGAAGAAAACTGA
- a CDS encoding arylamine N-acetyltransferase, whose translation MDIDIAAYCARIGVSGPLPPTAETLRRLHHAHMLSVPFENLDIHWGRSIVLEEARLFEKLVTRCRGGFCYEQNGLFAAVLRELGFTVDLLEARVGAKTWEDSLPWDHLTLQVTLEERWLADVGFGDGFREPLLLDEAGPQTRADGTWRVQHDGCEGLHSSRTAAGDWKIEYRFRLRPRQLADFTPGCEHHQHSPESHFTRQRVCSLATETGRITLNDRRLIVTEGFPARAPAASGITGNARRRERDLEDEAEFLQLLRERFGIEL comes from the coding sequence ATGGACATTGATATCGCAGCCTACTGCGCGCGCATCGGAGTCAGCGGACCGCTGCCGCCGACGGCGGAGACACTGCGCCGCCTGCACCATGCGCATATGCTGTCTGTGCCCTTCGAGAACCTTGACATCCATTGGGGCCGCTCGATTGTGCTGGAGGAAGCGCGGCTCTTCGAGAAGCTCGTGACGCGGTGCCGCGGCGGATTCTGTTACGAGCAGAACGGCCTGTTTGCAGCGGTGCTGCGCGAACTTGGCTTCACGGTTGACCTGCTGGAGGCGCGCGTGGGCGCCAAAACCTGGGAGGACAGCCTTCCCTGGGACCACCTGACGCTGCAGGTCACACTGGAGGAACGCTGGCTGGCGGACGTGGGCTTTGGCGACGGCTTCCGCGAGCCGCTGTTGCTGGACGAGGCGGGGCCACAGACGCGCGCGGATGGCACCTGGCGTGTGCAACACGACGGCTGCGAGGGCCTGCATTCAAGCCGCACGGCGGCCGGTGACTGGAAAATCGAGTATCGCTTCCGTTTGCGGCCACGTCAGCTGGCGGACTTTACGCCCGGTTGCGAGCATCACCAGCACTCGCCGGAGTCCCATTTTACGCGGCAGCGCGTGTGTTCGCTTGCCACGGAGACGGGGCGCATCACGCTGAACGACCGGCGCCTGATCGTGACGGAAGGGTTCCCGGCAAGGGCTCCCGCCGCCAGCGGTATAACGGGAAACGCCCGGCGCCGGGAACGGGACCTGGAGGACGAGGCGGAGTTTCTGCAGTTGTTGCGGGAGCGCTTCGGAATCGAACTCTGA
- a CDS encoding Gfo/Idh/MocA family oxidoreductase produces the protein MAGTYRAAVIGLGRMGSTFDDEIDQGGSIFLPYCHAPSYHAAPEVDLVAGADPHDEQRSIFGDRWGVEDNHLYADYREMLGRERIDLLSVCTTARIRSQIVQDAARADVKAIWAEKPIALTLAEADAMVETCAKHGVALAINCARRWHPFFSHAKTMIEEDELGEIVQVTGYGQCGLSHNGSHLIDIIRCMAGGRVEWVYGEMESDEAAAGEKDLMGNGYLAFDNGVRAYVRGMPCGIANWEIDVLGTKGRFRSIANGQDAELIKLHPGGPRGRGVPGRMPFPWPARYPSTGLTIVADLISAIENGHPPKCSGMDGREALEVAIALRESHRREGQKVHLPVPDRDLGILSAEIHQDDVPARVRRLQG, from the coding sequence ATGGCCGGAACATACCGCGCCGCCGTGATCGGTCTCGGGCGTATGGGCAGTACCTTCGACGACGAAATCGACCAGGGCGGATCCATTTTCCTGCCGTACTGCCACGCGCCTTCCTATCACGCGGCGCCCGAGGTGGACCTGGTCGCCGGGGCGGATCCCCACGACGAGCAGCGTTCCATTTTCGGTGATCGCTGGGGCGTCGAGGACAATCACCTGTACGCCGACTACCGGGAAATGCTTGGCCGGGAGCGCATCGACCTGCTCAGCGTCTGCACCACCGCCCGGATCCGTTCACAGATCGTTCAGGACGCCGCCCGGGCCGACGTGAAAGCCATTTGGGCCGAGAAGCCGATCGCCCTGACCCTGGCCGAGGCGGACGCCATGGTGGAGACCTGCGCGAAACACGGCGTCGCCCTGGCCATCAACTGCGCGCGTCGCTGGCATCCTTTCTTCTCCCATGCGAAGACCATGATCGAAGAAGACGAACTCGGCGAGATCGTCCAGGTGACGGGCTACGGCCAATGCGGTCTTTCCCACAACGGCAGCCACCTCATCGATATCATCCGGTGCATGGCGGGCGGAAGAGTTGAATGGGTGTACGGCGAGATGGAATCCGACGAGGCCGCGGCGGGCGAAAAGGATCTGATGGGCAACGGATACCTGGCCTTCGATAACGGGGTCAGGGCCTATGTCCGGGGCATGCCCTGCGGGATCGCGAACTGGGAAATCGACGTCCTGGGCACGAAGGGCCGCTTCCGCTCGATCGCGAATGGCCAGGACGCCGAGTTGATAAAGTTGCATCCCGGCGGTCCCCGTGGCAGAGGCGTGCCGGGCCGCATGCCGTTTCCCTGGCCCGCCCGGTACCCGTCCACGGGACTGACCATCGTCGCGGACCTGATTTCGGCCATAGAAAACGGCCATCCGCCGAAATGTTCGGGAATGGACGGACGCGAGGCGCTGGAAGTAGCCATCGCCCTTCGGGAGTCCCATCGAAGGGAAGGGCAGAAGGTCCATCTACCCGTGCCTGACCGGGATCTGGGCATCCTGTCCGCCGAAATACACCAGGACGATGTACCGGCGCGGGTCCGGCGCCTGCAGGGTTAA
- a CDS encoding M1 family metallopeptidase has protein sequence MAQKGPEAINRSKFRQIKQEAPTPNVYRTASGAPGHQYWQNEADYEMRIELDDETQRLHGTEVITYHNNSPDELAYLWVQLDQNVRARDSDTRKIAGSRVSGRMSFAQLQRLLNDFDGGFKIEWVRDRRDNPLPHAINKTMLRVDMPEPLRSGKSFTFKIKWWYNINDRMKIGGRSGYEYFEEDDNYLYAIAQFFPRMAVYNEVEGWQHKQFLGRGEFTLPFGDYKVSITVPADHIVAATGVLQNPKEVLTAEQQARFERSRTADEPVMIVTEAEAIEAEKGRATEKKTWIFHGENVRDFAFASSRKFIWDAVGVMSGPQHVMAMSFYPKEGNPLWERYSTKVVAHTMDVYSKYTFHYPYPTSISVHTNRIGMEYPMICFNGGRPEKDGTYSERTKYGMISVIIHEVGHNYFPMIVNSDERQWTWMDEGLNTFLQYLAEQEWDTEYPSRRGPAHRIVNYMKGDVARISPIMTNSESVFQLGPNAYGKPATALNILRETVMGRELFDHAFRSYSQRWMFKHPSPEDFFRSMEDASAVDLDWFWRGWFYSTDHVDLGLGEVKWFQINTRNPEVEKEIARTNRAEENRGISYARNQTDIADPMVRQDSTLVDFYNKYDPFEVSILDREEYDNYVKNLDAEDLALLESGKHFYELTFENVGGLVMPVILEFEFEDGTTEVQHIPAEIWRLRDDRVTKVFVMDQPVERITLDPFLETADTDLSNNVWPPQSKPTRFQLFKQRRQVPENPMQRQNRAEEKEKEAQDTKTETR, from the coding sequence ATGGCCCAGAAGGGCCCCGAAGCGATCAACCGGAGCAAGTTCCGCCAGATCAAGCAGGAAGCCCCGACGCCGAACGTATACCGTACGGCTTCCGGCGCGCCTGGCCACCAGTACTGGCAGAACGAGGCGGATTACGAGATGCGGATCGAGCTGGACGACGAGACGCAGCGGCTTCACGGCACCGAGGTCATCACCTACCACAACAATTCGCCCGATGAACTGGCCTACCTCTGGGTACAGCTCGACCAGAACGTGCGTGCCCGTGACTCGGATACGCGTAAGATCGCGGGCAGCCGGGTGTCGGGGCGGATGAGCTTCGCCCAGTTGCAGCGCCTGCTGAACGATTTCGACGGCGGGTTCAAGATCGAGTGGGTCCGTGACCGGCGCGACAATCCCCTGCCCCACGCCATCAACAAGACGATGCTGCGGGTGGATATGCCTGAGCCGCTTCGCTCCGGCAAGTCCTTTACCTTCAAGATCAAGTGGTGGTACAACATCAACGACCGGATGAAAATCGGCGGCCGTTCGGGATACGAGTACTTCGAGGAAGACGACAACTACCTGTACGCCATCGCCCAGTTCTTTCCCCGCATGGCCGTGTACAACGAGGTGGAGGGCTGGCAGCACAAGCAGTTCCTCGGCCGGGGCGAGTTTACCCTGCCCTTCGGAGACTACAAGGTCAGCATCACCGTGCCCGCCGACCATATCGTCGCGGCCACGGGTGTGCTCCAGAATCCCAAAGAGGTGCTGACCGCCGAGCAGCAGGCGCGGTTCGAGCGGTCCAGGACGGCGGACGAACCCGTCATGATCGTGACCGAAGCGGAAGCCATCGAAGCGGAAAAAGGCCGTGCGACGGAAAAGAAGACCTGGATTTTTCACGGGGAAAACGTACGTGACTTCGCCTTCGCCAGTTCCCGGAAATTCATATGGGATGCCGTGGGCGTCATGTCCGGACCCCAGCACGTCATGGCGATGTCCTTCTATCCCAAGGAAGGCAACCCCCTGTGGGAGCGGTATTCCACGAAGGTGGTCGCCCATACCATGGATGTCTATTCGAAGTACACCTTCCACTATCCCTATCCCACGTCCATATCCGTGCATACGAACCGCATCGGCATGGAATACCCGATGATCTGCTTCAACGGCGGCCGGCCGGAAAAGGACGGCACCTACAGCGAACGGACGAAGTACGGCATGATCAGCGTGATCATCCACGAGGTCGGCCACAACTACTTCCCCATGATCGTCAATTCGGACGAGCGGCAGTGGACGTGGATGGACGAGGGGCTGAACACCTTTCTCCAGTACCTGGCCGAACAGGAATGGGATACCGAGTATCCGTCCCGCCGCGGACCCGCCCACCGGATCGTGAATTACATGAAGGGCGACGTGGCGCGCATATCTCCCATCATGACCAATTCGGAGTCCGTCTTCCAGCTTGGCCCCAACGCCTACGGGAAACCCGCCACCGCGCTGAATATCCTCCGGGAAACGGTCATGGGGCGGGAATTGTTCGACCACGCCTTCCGCAGCTATTCCCAACGCTGGATGTTCAAGCATCCTTCCCCCGAGGATTTCTTCCGCAGCATGGAAGACGCGTCCGCGGTGGACCTGGACTGGTTCTGGCGGGGCTGGTTCTACAGCACGGACCACGTGGATCTCGGGTTGGGGGAGGTAAAGTGGTTCCAGATCAACACGCGGAATCCGGAAGTGGAAAAGGAGATCGCCCGGACGAACAGGGCGGAAGAAAACAGGGGGATCAGCTACGCGCGCAACCAGACCGACATTGCGGATCCCATGGTGCGGCAGGATTCGACGCTGGTCGATTTCTACAACAAGTATGATCCCTTCGAGGTGTCCATCCTCGACCGGGAGGAGTACGACAACTACGTAAAGAACCTGGATGCCGAAGACCTGGCCCTGCTGGAGAGCGGCAAGCACTTCTACGAGCTGACCTTCGAGAATGTAGGCGGCCTGGTCATGCCGGTGATCCTGGAGTTCGAATTCGAGGATGGCACCACGGAAGTGCAGCACATTCCCGCGGAAATCTGGCGGCTCCGGGACGACCGCGTGACCAAGGTGTTCGTCATGGATCAGCCGGTGGAACGGATCACCCTTGATCCCTTCCTGGAGACCGCGGACACGGACCTGAGCAACAACGTCTGGCCGCCGCAGTCGAAGCCCACGCGGTTCCAACTGTTCAAGCAGCGCCGGCAGGTGCCGGAGAACCCGATGCAGCGGCAGAACAGGGCTGAAGAGAAGGAGAAGGAAGCGCAGGATACGAAGACGGAGACGAGGTAG
- a CDS encoding peptidase E, giving the protein MKSQGFWLTLASVLLMCAAPDAGAMRKVPHPFYISVCQIDHNPDPGTLEMSFRIFADDLELALETMGTDRLRLGTEREAEKADLYISRYLARHVEIEINGHRVGAGFLGKEVDSDAIWCYVEVENVPVIETMTITNTLLLETFEDQVNLVHVNAAGQKKSLVFNRQEIRQKLDF; this is encoded by the coding sequence ATGAAATCGCAAGGCTTCTGGCTTACTCTGGCGAGCGTCCTGCTGATGTGCGCAGCGCCGGACGCGGGCGCTATGCGAAAAGTGCCCCACCCATTTTATATCAGCGTCTGCCAGATCGATCATAACCCGGATCCCGGCACGCTGGAGATGTCATTTCGCATCTTCGCGGACGACCTGGAACTGGCCCTCGAAACGATGGGGACGGACCGGCTGCGCCTGGGTACCGAGCGCGAAGCCGAAAAGGCGGATCTTTACATAAGTCGTTATCTCGCGCGCCATGTCGAAATCGAGATAAACGGCCATCGCGTCGGCGCCGGCTTTCTTGGAAAGGAAGTGGACTCGGACGCAATCTGGTGTTACGTGGAGGTCGAGAACGTCCCTGTAATAGAAACGATGACCATAACGAATACGCTGCTCCTCGAGACTTTTGAAGATCAGGTCAATCTCGTGCACGTCAACGCCGCCGGCCAGAAGAAGAGCCTGGTGTTCAACCGGCAGGAGATCAGACAGAAGCTGGACTTCTGA
- a CDS encoding adenylyltransferase/cytidyltransferase family protein gives MPQNPRNAARIVELDEFSGIRSGLGTVVATSGGYDPLHPGHVSCLLESSAYGDTLAVIVNGDGFLRRKKGKPFMDLKARCQVVSCIRAVDYVIPFEIDDDDTVREALRVIRPHVFTKGGDRTDMSNIPEWSVCKELGIEVISGVGTDKAWSSSDYLESWGRFWAARADRG, from the coding sequence ATGCCCCAGAACCCACGAAATGCAGCCCGTATCGTCGAGTTGGATGAGTTTTCCGGCATTAGATCCGGCCTGGGCACCGTCGTCGCCACCTCCGGCGGGTACGATCCGCTCCACCCCGGCCATGTCTCCTGCCTGCTGGAATCATCCGCCTATGGCGATACCCTGGCAGTTATCGTCAACGGCGACGGTTTTCTGCGCCGAAAAAAAGGCAAGCCCTTCATGGATCTCAAGGCTCGTTGCCAGGTCGTCTCCTGTATTCGTGCCGTGGACTACGTCATTCCCTTTGAAATAGATGACGATGATACGGTCCGCGAGGCCCTGCGGGTGATCCGGCCCCACGTGTTCACCAAGGGCGGAGACCGGACCGACATGTCCAATATCCCCGAGTGGAGCGTCTGCAAGGAACTCGGAATCGAAGTGATATCGGGTGTGGGGACGGACAAGGCGTGGAGCAGTTCCGACTACCTGGAATCATGGGGACGATTCTGGGCTGCTCGCGCCGACCGGGGGTAG
- a CDS encoding sugar phosphate isomerase/epimerase: MKLGFVTYQIGRDWDVPTVIDMCGRTGFTGVELRTTHAHGVEASLSSGARSEVRRRFEGSGVDLVGLGTAFEYHSVDPDEVRANVAGTIEYARLAADLGCPGVKVRPNGLQTEVGIPEEATLEQIGKAVGECAEAADGLGVQIRVEVHGRDTQEPRRMRAIMDHADHPNARICWNSNFGEVVDGSVEANYRLLSHKIGLVHITEIYRAEYPWRELFRLLKADGYEGYTLAEIDHSPEPERLMGYYRALWEAYQA; the protein is encoded by the coding sequence ATGAAGCTCGGATTCGTGACCTACCAGATCGGCCGGGACTGGGACGTGCCCACCGTCATCGACATGTGCGGCAGGACGGGTTTCACGGGGGTCGAACTCCGAACCACCCACGCCCACGGCGTGGAAGCCTCGCTGAGTTCAGGCGCGCGGTCGGAAGTCCGCCGAAGGTTCGAGGGCAGCGGCGTGGACCTGGTGGGTCTCGGCACGGCTTTCGAGTATCATTCGGTCGATCCCGACGAGGTGCGCGCGAACGTGGCGGGCACTATCGAGTACGCGAGGTTGGCGGCCGATCTCGGTTGTCCGGGAGTCAAGGTGCGTCCGAACGGACTTCAGACGGAAGTGGGCATCCCGGAAGAGGCGACGCTCGAACAGATCGGAAAGGCCGTGGGAGAATGCGCGGAAGCGGCCGACGGCCTCGGCGTGCAGATCCGGGTCGAAGTGCACGGCCGGGACACCCAGGAGCCGAGGCGCATGCGCGCCATCATGGACCACGCGGACCATCCGAACGCGCGCATTTGCTGGAACTCCAATTTCGGTGAGGTTGTGGACGGGTCCGTCGAGGCCAACTACCGGCTGCTGAGCCACAAGATCGGCCTGGTGCACATCACCGAAATCTATCGCGCCGAATATCCCTGGCGGGAGCTCTTCCGGCTGCTCAAAGCGGACGGTTACGAAGGCTACACGCTTGCGGAAATCGACCACAGCCCCGAACCCGAACGGCTGATGGGCTATTACAGGGCGCTCTGGGAAGCTTACCAGGCGTAA